From the genome of Athalia rosae chromosome 3, iyAthRosa1.1, whole genome shotgun sequence:
TTTGGCCCTCGGAATTGACAGCCACATCCCAAGGGTAATTGAATTGCCCACTCTTGCTACCTTTCTCGCCAAAACTCAGCAGGAAAATACCTTCCAACGTAAACATTTGAATCCTATGATTATCTTTATCGGCAACCACGATGTGTCCTCGTGCATCTACAGCCACTCCGGCAGGCCTATCAAATTGGCAGGGCCCCGAGCCCTGGGTGCCAAATTTTCTAACAAAGGTCCCATCTTgtctaaaaatttgaatacgaTTGTTCGATCTATCGGCTACAATAATGTGGCCATCCTTGTCGCAGCAGACACCCCAAGGTCGGCAGAGTTCACCTTCATTGTCACCCTCCGTACCCCACACGGACACAGGCTTAAATCCCATCGGACTGAAACTGTGGCTGGTTCGTACAGATATGGGAAAAGGATTACCTAATACCGGTCTTCCTCGGGGTATGGTGCTCGATGAAAAGCTCACTGGTGCCCCATTAGCCATGGCAGTTTCTTCCAAGGTCATCCGACCTCTGACAGCTCGTCGATCTCCCACTGGCCCTGGATTTATAACGACCACTGATCCCATAGAGGCGATAGCGTGCAAAACCGTCGCATCAGGGCCTGTGAACGATATCCAGTGTTCTTCTCTAGGAGGAAGAGCATTTTGTGCTTGACGAATGTGAACAACCTGAACAGaggaacaaaatttaaaaaaatttcgctctaTGGTTCAACGGAATCTAAAAAGATAGAGATAACTAGCCTCCGTTGCAGCTCTTTCCTTGATCCGCAAAAGTTCCACTGGGTTATTCGTGGAATTTGTATCCATAGCTTCGCTCAGTCTTTCCACTGTTCTTGAAAGTCGAGTCAAAGCTGCTCTTAATGCATCCGCTCTGGCTTGAAGAGCAGCTCCTTTCACGAGTCTTGCTCTCTCGACTCTGGCTAGTAattctcgttctctctcttctaATGCTAAAGCTAATCTGCGCACAGCTGTTCTCACCTCAGAAGCTGCCTGCCGTGCCTTTTGCTCTACACCTTCGGCAGCGATCTGGAGGAAACGAaacagggggaaaaaatgtcacAAAATGTCGATATGAAACATCAATGGCGCAATTACGCTGTCATAGCAATTAATCATATTCCAACCCAACATTACTCCAAATTAGGGTACCTGTAAGCAGATTGAAGTAATTCCGAACCCACAAaagtatattcattcattttccgaGCAATGGTAGCAAGACTTGGATTGAGTATAGCCTAAGAGGGTGAACTTCAAGAGCCATGTAAACCAGCAGTTAATCTGGCTGGGAAAAAGTTGTTACCTGTACTGCCTCCAAATCTTCTCTAACAGCAGCAATCCCAACTCTAGCTTCTCCCAAGACTTGGGTAGCCATAACTCCTGCTCCTTCGACTGCTTCCAGCAAATAAACTAAAACGTGTCCTCTGTGATCTCTGACTCCACATTCTCCGCAAGCAGGTAGTCCGCACGTTTCGCAATAGAAGCGCTGAGCCTCACGATGCATCTCGCAATAAAGTGACGTCGATACAGGAGGTGAGCAAGACGCTGGAGCCGAAGGTGGGCTGGGTGTATCACTTCCTACATAACGCTCGATTCTGTGGTCTCTTGTGAGGCGaaccttcaaaaaaaaaagtacatattTTCCATGATTGAACGAAGCAGAAAACCACAAGTTAGTCGCCGGGTAACAAGCATATGCAATTCCAAAAGTGCTCACCCTTCGATGGGCGGTGACACAAGTCTCGCAAAGAGGTTCCCCGCAATCTTGACATCTCGCTACAGCCTGTGCTCCATTTCTAGATGAGGAATGCTCCTCACAGTTGCCACAGGTTTCCCCTGCGACAGCTTGAAGAAGCGAGCTGATTAACGAGTCCACGCTGGACGACTCGAGATCCAACGGTGATCTACGATGAGAGTGAGTACTGCTCCCAGAAGAAAATGCTCCTGGGGGACTCGGATTGCTCAGACAAGACGTCATTCTTCAAGTCCTGTTCTAAGAGCTTCTTAGCTGCCTCTGCTACTCCAATATAAATCTGGAACAGcgaacgcaattttttttttttttccccaaatttTTAACAATCTATTGTGATATCTTTACAGAGCTGGCAGATAGTTCATATTGGAAAGCAAATATCTTAAcagattctcaatttttccacaGTGAACTAACAAAAGCAAAGCATTcggtacaataataatattaacaacaacaatatggGGTAACGAATGTCGTCATGCCGGATCAAATCTATCCATGTACTATGACGAGTAGGTCTGTATAGCTTTGAATGTAAATTAATGCGAGATGAAATTAGAAATTCCGGTCCCGGGACGGAAAACTCGTTCACCCTACTTTAAAATCTCGAACGGGGCCGGGTTTTGGGTCCGTGACAAGTTACAGGGCTAAGAAAACAATTGGGACAAGATTTTCGGTCTCGGTTTGGGCCGGGCCCACGAGTTCGAACGTTGAAGGGTCCCAAGAAACGGCTTTTGCGGGGatcttttaaaaatcgataacCATGTTCTAAACAAGAcgggtgtattttttttgttactttcttTCATCTATTTCCGCTCTCTTACCCTTTTTACGTCTCATCGCACTACGAGAACAGTGTTGCGCGTGACGAAAACTTGAGAATAACAACTTgcatgaaatttgaataaaaactgTTATTCAACTTTTACCAATAGTTGATCGCCTAGTATCGTATAATCCAACTACTACGTTGATCACGAAGTTAGGCACCATTGACTGCGCGAAATTCAGCTTGCCGATTGGTTTTTGTTTAAGCGCGGGAtaaagagagcgaaaaaatcgatcagtTGCAAACAATCGTTCGATGGGTCGGTTGGGCTCCATTTTGTCtgacaatgaaaaatgttAAGTGCATAAAGttttaactaattgtaagcagtatattaaaaattgatgattgacacgcataaatatgtaattatcttcttcttttttactctaaTTCTTCGACTTCTTTCATATGGTTATCTCATAGCAGCAGGTGATAATTGACCTCTCCTTCAAAGTCTTTGgtgatttgtttgaaaatatgtacatgtactgACAGTCTAGCTTTCAGATGGCGCACATttgaaacggaataaaaaccAAAGACGTGGATTTGAAGCTGTGTAAGCCTGCAACcgatatttttatgaatataCAACGTGCCGTATATTCGTATAGAactataataagaaaaaaagaagcggtgGTATACACGAGGCGCCTAGTCTTAAAATCTGGTTTTCCGGAATGCATAGGACTAGCATTTCCAGAACATTTGTTGGACAGATATTCACCGACTAGTATAAGAGGTGTACAGTTGTTGCCAGGAATGAGAGAGCTGCTGCCGCATCTCAGCTTAGTCGGGATAGAGGAGAAATAGAGAAGGAAGACCGTGCAGAGCTTAACTGACTATGAGAGGTCTGCGTTTCCTGGAATTAGCTGCAGCACAAACTAAATGCCATCCAAAGGCCACCCGTATTTGCGGGCTGAAGGCCCGG
Proteins encoded in this window:
- the LOC105686756 gene encoding E3 ubiquitin-protein ligase TRIM71, with amino-acid sequence MTSCLSNPSPPGAFSSGSSTHSHRRSPLDLESSSVDSLISSLLQAVAGETCGNCEEHSSSRNGAQAVARCQDCGEPLCETCVTAHRRVRLTRDHRIERYVGSDTPSPPSAPASCSPPVSTSLYCEMHREAQRFYCETCGLPACGECGVRDHRGHVLVYLLEAVEGAGVMATQVLGEARVGIAAVREDLEAVQIAAEGVEQKARQAASEVRTAVRRLALALEERERELLARVERARLVKGAALQARADALRAALTRLSRTVERLSEAMDTNSTNNPVELLRIKERAATEVVHIRQAQNALPPREEHWISFTGPDATVLHAIASMGSVVVINPGPVGDRRAVRGRMTLEETAMANGAPVSFSSSTIPRGRPVLGNPFPISVRTSHSFSPMGFKPVSVWGTEGDNEGELCRPWGVCCDKDGHIIVADRSNNRIQIFRQDGTFVRKFGTQGSGPCQFDRPAGVAVDARGHIVVADKDNHRIQMFTLEGIFLLSFGEKGSKSGQFNYPWDVAVNSEGQIAVSDTRNHRVQLFTSEGTFLRKYGFEGCAGLWKHFDSPRGVAFSPEGCVVVTDFNNHRLVVIEPDFVNARFLGGEGTGLKQFLRPQGVAIDDDGHIVVADSRNHRIQVFEPSGGLLWKLGSPGKALGELDRPSGVALTPDGKIVVVDFGNNRIQVF